The Brassica napus cultivar Da-Ae chromosome C7, Da-Ae, whole genome shotgun sequence genome has a segment encoding these proteins:
- the BNACNNG69550D gene encoding uncharacterized protein BNACNNG69550D isoform X2, translating to MLKPKPKLGEKKKHFTLKRTENTTVSCFNLSFESNQTLSLSLAESLLEFKPMGDGTPRKLNILTDHFTVPTPTTEAAQEDSPSSPSSSHPKEDINISSRSHSQGQSSTRRKLKRAAHMLNLFSLRRLPWVSDGQEKVELSAVELESLRSELSELEERESYLKAQLEHVDEVLRSARLSGYLFIRSRWEALPGEPPPLDDAEVDDWLPRFVVLQGPCLFFYLLSTDLSPQDSTLLADIVEVGSLPSYTREFDETHHCFYILTRQGLRFECSSTSKTQVRWIRGCRYCDMIVGLCQKKGYQMDQAKLLEGIEDCFTL from the exons ATgcttaaacccaaaccaaaattgggtgaaaaaaaaaaacactttaccCTTAAAAGAACAGAAAACACAACAGTTTCGTGTTTCAACCTCTCCTTCGAATCAAATCAG actctctctctctctcttgcggAATCTTTGTTAGAGTTCAAACCTATGGGTGATGGTACTCCCAGGAAATTAAATATCTTAACTGATCACTTTACTGTACCTACTCCCACCACCGAAGCTGCTCAAGAGGACTCTCCTTCTTCTCCATCATCTTCTCACCCCAAAGAAGATATTAACATTTCTTCAAG GTCTCATAGTCAAGGCCAGTCCAGTACTCGCAGGAAACTGAAAAGAGCAGCACATATGCTGAATCTCTTCTCTCTTCGCCGGCTGCCTTGGGTTTCTGATGGTCAAGAAAAG GTAGAGCTATCAGCAGTAGAGTTAGAGTCACTTAGATCAGAACTATCTGAGTTAGAAGAAAGAGAATCTTACCTCAAAGCACA GTTGGAACATGTGGATGAAGTCTTGCGCTCTGCTCGTTTATCTGGCTATCTCTTTATCCGTAGT CGGTGGGAAGCTCTACCTGGTGAACCACCTCCGCTAGACGATGCAGAAGTAGATGACTGGCTTCCTCGATTCGTCGTCCTTCAAGGACCTTGTCTCTTCTTCTACTTATTATCTACTG ATTTGAGCCCTCAAGATTCGACATTGCTAGCGGATATCGTTGAAGTTGGTTCGTTGCCAAGCTACACTAGAGAGTTCGATGAAACCCATCATTGCTTTTATATCTTAACCCGTCAAGGTCTAAGGTTCGAGTGCTCAAGCACTTCTAAAACACAGGTCAG GTGGATTCGTGGTTGTCGGTATTGCGACATGATTGTAGGTTTGTGCCAGAAGAAAGGTTACCAGATGGATCAAGCGAAACTGCTGGAGGGGATTGAAGATTGTTTCACACTTTAG
- the BNACNNG69550D gene encoding uncharacterized protein BNACNNG69550D isoform X1, whose amino-acid sequence MLKPKPKLGEKKKHFTLKRTENTTVSCFNLSFESNQTLSLSLAESLLEFKPMGDGTPRKLNILTDHFTVPTPTTEAAQEDSPSSPSSSHPKEDINISSSRSHSQGQSSTRRKLKRAAHMLNLFSLRRLPWVSDGQEKVELSAVELESLRSELSELEERESYLKAQLEHVDEVLRSARLSGYLFIRSRWEALPGEPPPLDDAEVDDWLPRFVVLQGPCLFFYLLSTDLSPQDSTLLADIVEVGSLPSYTREFDETHHCFYILTRQGLRFECSSTSKTQVRWIRGCRYCDMIVGLCQKKGYQMDQAKLLEGIEDCFTL is encoded by the exons ATgcttaaacccaaaccaaaattgggtgaaaaaaaaaaacactttaccCTTAAAAGAACAGAAAACACAACAGTTTCGTGTTTCAACCTCTCCTTCGAATCAAATCAG actctctctctctctcttgcggAATCTTTGTTAGAGTTCAAACCTATGGGTGATGGTACTCCCAGGAAATTAAATATCTTAACTGATCACTTTACTGTACCTACTCCCACCACCGAAGCTGCTCAAGAGGACTCTCCTTCTTCTCCATCATCTTCTCACCCCAAAGAAGATATTAACATTTCTTCAAG TAGGTCTCATAGTCAAGGCCAGTCCAGTACTCGCAGGAAACTGAAAAGAGCAGCACATATGCTGAATCTCTTCTCTCTTCGCCGGCTGCCTTGGGTTTCTGATGGTCAAGAAAAG GTAGAGCTATCAGCAGTAGAGTTAGAGTCACTTAGATCAGAACTATCTGAGTTAGAAGAAAGAGAATCTTACCTCAAAGCACA GTTGGAACATGTGGATGAAGTCTTGCGCTCTGCTCGTTTATCTGGCTATCTCTTTATCCGTAGT CGGTGGGAAGCTCTACCTGGTGAACCACCTCCGCTAGACGATGCAGAAGTAGATGACTGGCTTCCTCGATTCGTCGTCCTTCAAGGACCTTGTCTCTTCTTCTACTTATTATCTACTG ATTTGAGCCCTCAAGATTCGACATTGCTAGCGGATATCGTTGAAGTTGGTTCGTTGCCAAGCTACACTAGAGAGTTCGATGAAACCCATCATTGCTTTTATATCTTAACCCGTCAAGGTCTAAGGTTCGAGTGCTCAAGCACTTCTAAAACACAGGTCAG GTGGATTCGTGGTTGTCGGTATTGCGACATGATTGTAGGTTTGTGCCAGAAGAAAGGTTACCAGATGGATCAAGCGAAACTGCTGGAGGGGATTGAAGATTGTTTCACACTTTAG
- the BNACNNG69550D gene encoding uncharacterized protein BNACNNG69550D isoform X5 — MGDGTPRKLNILTDHFTVPTPTTEAAQEDSPSSPSSSHPKEDINISSSRSHSQGQSSTRRKLKRAAHMLNLFSLRRLPWVSDGQEKVELSAVELESLRSELSELEERESYLKAQLEHVDEVLRSARLSGYLFIRSRWEALPGEPPPLDDAEVDDWLPRFVVLQGPCLFFYLLSTDLSPQDSTLLADIVEVGSLPSYTREFDETHHCFYILTRQGLRFECSSTSKTQVRWIRGCRYCDMIVGLCQKKGYQMDQAKLLEGIEDCFTL, encoded by the exons ATGGGTGATGGTACTCCCAGGAAATTAAATATCTTAACTGATCACTTTACTGTACCTACTCCCACCACCGAAGCTGCTCAAGAGGACTCTCCTTCTTCTCCATCATCTTCTCACCCCAAAGAAGATATTAACATTTCTTCAAG TAGGTCTCATAGTCAAGGCCAGTCCAGTACTCGCAGGAAACTGAAAAGAGCAGCACATATGCTGAATCTCTTCTCTCTTCGCCGGCTGCCTTGGGTTTCTGATGGTCAAGAAAAG GTAGAGCTATCAGCAGTAGAGTTAGAGTCACTTAGATCAGAACTATCTGAGTTAGAAGAAAGAGAATCTTACCTCAAAGCACA GTTGGAACATGTGGATGAAGTCTTGCGCTCTGCTCGTTTATCTGGCTATCTCTTTATCCGTAGT CGGTGGGAAGCTCTACCTGGTGAACCACCTCCGCTAGACGATGCAGAAGTAGATGACTGGCTTCCTCGATTCGTCGTCCTTCAAGGACCTTGTCTCTTCTTCTACTTATTATCTACTG ATTTGAGCCCTCAAGATTCGACATTGCTAGCGGATATCGTTGAAGTTGGTTCGTTGCCAAGCTACACTAGAGAGTTCGATGAAACCCATCATTGCTTTTATATCTTAACCCGTCAAGGTCTAAGGTTCGAGTGCTCAAGCACTTCTAAAACACAGGTCAG GTGGATTCGTGGTTGTCGGTATTGCGACATGATTGTAGGTTTGTGCCAGAAGAAAGGTTACCAGATGGATCAAGCGAAACTGCTGGAGGGGATTGAAGATTGTTTCACACTTTAG
- the BNACNNG69550D gene encoding uncharacterized protein BNACNNG69550D isoform X3, whose amino-acid sequence MLKPKPKLGEKKKHFTLKRTENTTVSCFNLSFESNQTLSLSLAESLLEFKPMGDGTPRKLNILTDHFTVPTPTTEAAQEDSPSSPSSSHPKEDINISSSRSHSQGQSSTRRKLKRAAHMLNLFSLRRLPWVSDGQEKVELSAVELESLRSELSELEERESYLKAQLEHVDEVLRSARLSGYLFIRSRWEALPGEPPPLDDAEVDDWLPRFVVLQGPCLFFYLLSTDLSPQDSTLLADIVEVGSLPSYTREFDETHHCFYILTRQGLRFECSSTSKTQVDSWLSVLRHDCRFVPEERLPDGSSETAGGD is encoded by the exons ATgcttaaacccaaaccaaaattgggtgaaaaaaaaaaacactttaccCTTAAAAGAACAGAAAACACAACAGTTTCGTGTTTCAACCTCTCCTTCGAATCAAATCAG actctctctctctctcttgcggAATCTTTGTTAGAGTTCAAACCTATGGGTGATGGTACTCCCAGGAAATTAAATATCTTAACTGATCACTTTACTGTACCTACTCCCACCACCGAAGCTGCTCAAGAGGACTCTCCTTCTTCTCCATCATCTTCTCACCCCAAAGAAGATATTAACATTTCTTCAAG TAGGTCTCATAGTCAAGGCCAGTCCAGTACTCGCAGGAAACTGAAAAGAGCAGCACATATGCTGAATCTCTTCTCTCTTCGCCGGCTGCCTTGGGTTTCTGATGGTCAAGAAAAG GTAGAGCTATCAGCAGTAGAGTTAGAGTCACTTAGATCAGAACTATCTGAGTTAGAAGAAAGAGAATCTTACCTCAAAGCACA GTTGGAACATGTGGATGAAGTCTTGCGCTCTGCTCGTTTATCTGGCTATCTCTTTATCCGTAGT CGGTGGGAAGCTCTACCTGGTGAACCACCTCCGCTAGACGATGCAGAAGTAGATGACTGGCTTCCTCGATTCGTCGTCCTTCAAGGACCTTGTCTCTTCTTCTACTTATTATCTACTG ATTTGAGCCCTCAAGATTCGACATTGCTAGCGGATATCGTTGAAGTTGGTTCGTTGCCAAGCTACACTAGAGAGTTCGATGAAACCCATCATTGCTTTTATATCTTAACCCGTCAAGGTCTAAGGTTCGAGTGCTCAAGCACTTCTAAAACACAG GTGGATTCGTGGTTGTCGGTATTGCGACATGATTGTAGGTTTGTGCCAGAAGAAAGGTTACCAGATGGATCAAGCGAAACTGCTGGAGGGGATTGA
- the BNACNNG69550D gene encoding uncharacterized protein BNACNNG69550D isoform X4 codes for MLKPKPKLGEKKKHFTLKRTENTTVSCFNLSFESNQTLSLSLAESLLEFKPMGDGTPRKLNILTDHFTVPTPTTEAAQEDSPSSPSSSHPKEDINISSRSHSQGQSSTRRKLKRAAHMLNLFSLRRLPWVSDGQEKVELSAVELESLRSELSELEERESYLKAQLEHVDEVLRSARLSGYLFIRSRWEALPGEPPPLDDAEVDDWLPRFVVLQGPCLFFYLLSTDLSPQDSTLLADIVEVGSLPSYTREFDETHHCFYILTRQGLRFECSSTSKTQVDSWLSVLRHDCRFVPEERLPDGSSETAGGD; via the exons ATgcttaaacccaaaccaaaattgggtgaaaaaaaaaaacactttaccCTTAAAAGAACAGAAAACACAACAGTTTCGTGTTTCAACCTCTCCTTCGAATCAAATCAG actctctctctctctcttgcggAATCTTTGTTAGAGTTCAAACCTATGGGTGATGGTACTCCCAGGAAATTAAATATCTTAACTGATCACTTTACTGTACCTACTCCCACCACCGAAGCTGCTCAAGAGGACTCTCCTTCTTCTCCATCATCTTCTCACCCCAAAGAAGATATTAACATTTCTTCAAG GTCTCATAGTCAAGGCCAGTCCAGTACTCGCAGGAAACTGAAAAGAGCAGCACATATGCTGAATCTCTTCTCTCTTCGCCGGCTGCCTTGGGTTTCTGATGGTCAAGAAAAG GTAGAGCTATCAGCAGTAGAGTTAGAGTCACTTAGATCAGAACTATCTGAGTTAGAAGAAAGAGAATCTTACCTCAAAGCACA GTTGGAACATGTGGATGAAGTCTTGCGCTCTGCTCGTTTATCTGGCTATCTCTTTATCCGTAGT CGGTGGGAAGCTCTACCTGGTGAACCACCTCCGCTAGACGATGCAGAAGTAGATGACTGGCTTCCTCGATTCGTCGTCCTTCAAGGACCTTGTCTCTTCTTCTACTTATTATCTACTG ATTTGAGCCCTCAAGATTCGACATTGCTAGCGGATATCGTTGAAGTTGGTTCGTTGCCAAGCTACACTAGAGAGTTCGATGAAACCCATCATTGCTTTTATATCTTAACCCGTCAAGGTCTAAGGTTCGAGTGCTCAAGCACTTCTAAAACACAG GTGGATTCGTGGTTGTCGGTATTGCGACATGATTGTAGGTTTGTGCCAGAAGAAAGGTTACCAGATGGATCAAGCGAAACTGCTGGAGGGGATTGA